One Littorina saxatilis isolate snail1 linkage group LG1, US_GU_Lsax_2.0, whole genome shotgun sequence genomic window carries:
- the LOC138969290 gene encoding protein MTSS 2-like isoform X5, translated as MESAERDCSVLGGLFQTIINDLRSSSPIWEDFTYKATKLHQCLKTTLAAISGFLEAFQRVADMATNSKGATKEIGSALTRLCMRHRSIETCLKALTSSILDSLVAPLQERLEDWKKVVAQVDKDHAKEYKKARQEIKKAAADTMRLQKKVKKGIPLGRNEMQTRLEDAMQDVNTRYHQLEDIEKQSVRIALIEERSRFCLFITCIKPFVDHEVHLLTEVTHLQEIMHSLCMQASEPQALPESSEQVIADLKGVDPATLNLQVRHTSPPSSPSSLGSRKSSMCSINSINSSSSGSSKSHSPSHTMHKRTASQPPMGTERLTSVSSQDSGFTSQDTLFLRPTTPQSLNLYQASNSDRDSTDTADCDSTPTTPSANYVTTPTPSTGSTSSLPAFSNPAPRIDKARPHTISAGSERTYNRPALKPELFEPLHERAEPGDVPEMRDVQGRAVGKARPFSASTGGQYGRHAATINKMQPVLPPHCPRPKVKAVPPPALPPGVQPVYANTMDIQRMALENKTHHQHQPDDTEGEATTPTTPSSQHSAQMQQNSLELAAAIRELEESTAALNSTYDSTSHTSHTSLQCSSGYATMNSTPSGSEDTIASGDFDLSSVSNESEKYFTIPRSGELSAALRAIMFPKRPASTAGVPATGTNLSRRSSINTSKPPPPVRRTASISSAGGPPVRQLSDGGTPPGSNGQGGEQAEAPYAELHVIQQSIQQKKKSQPAPLPKPGQLQRQHSTETPHQHHVSSPSPDRASISSGSSGGSGHYAVPSITPPSEGSASVIQSLNAKFASLNQQYQDPQYQQQPVPSNNDGGTYVGGGGAGDPSASNLMPPPSGLPPGQQRGQGPPQPKPGGHPPVYQQGQGHHPQGPQSQMQGHPHGHPQAQYYGHHPDPQGHGHPQGHGHPQGHGHPQGHGHPQGHSHPPSHGHLQGHGHPQGHGHPQGHGQHQGHPGQGHPGNLHAQMQQAGLGDDFPLPPTVEELREMETVYARPPPVNPKPRIQGDLLMELKKRVSSEEASDV; from the exons GTGCTACCAAAGAGATTGGCTCCGCTCTCACTCGTCTGTGCATGAGACACAGGAGTATAGAAACGTGCCTCAAGGCACTCACCAG CTCAATACTAGACAGCCTGGTGGCCCCTTTGCAAGAGAGACTGGAGGACTGGAAAAAAGTGGTGGCACAAGTTGACAAAGATCACGCCAAAG AGTACAAAAAAGCCAGACAGGAGATCAAGAAAGCAGCAGCTGACACGATGAGATTACAGAAGAAAGTCAAGAAAGGTATCCCACTGG GTAGGAACGAGATGCAGACGAGACTGGAAGATGCGATGCAGGATGTGAACACAAGGTATCACCAGCTGGAGGATATAGAGAAACAGTCTGTCCGAATTGCACTCATTGAGGAGAGGAGCCGGTTCTGTCTCTTCATCACCTGTATTAAACCCTTTGTG GATCATGAGGTACACCTGCTAACTGAGGTGACCCACCTGCAGGAGATCATGCACAGCTTGTGCATGCAGGCCAGCGAGCCGCAAGCCCTCCCTGAGTCCAGTGAGCAGGTCATTGCTGACCTCAAGGGGGTGGACCCGGCTACGCTCAACCTGCAGGTCAGG CATACGTCTCCCCCGAGCTCCCCAAGCTCTCTGGGTTCGCGCAAGTCGTCGATGTGTAGCATCAACAGTATCAACAGCTCTTCCAGTGGCTCGTCCAAATCTCACTCCCCCAGCCACACCATGCACAAACGTACCGCCTCCCAG CCGCCTATGGGCACTGAGCGTCTCACGAGCGTATCGTCCCAGGATTCTGGATTCACTTCACAGGATACGCTGTTTTTGAGACCGACCACCCCCCAGTCCCTTAACTTGTATCAG GCGTCAAACTCTGACCGTGACAGCACAGATACAGCTGACTGTGactccacccccaccaccccctccgCCAACTACGTTACCACACCAACCCCCTCCACAGGCAGCACCAGCAGTCTTCCGGCCTTCAGCAACCCTGCCCCCAGGATCGACAAGGCCCGTCCCCACACCATATCTGCCGGTTCAGAGAGAACGTACAACCGCCCAGCCCTAAAACCGGAACTGTTCGAGCCCTTGCATGAAAGGGCGGAGCCCGGTGACGTGCCTGAAATGCGCGACGTTCAGGGACGAGCGGTCGGGAAGGCTAGACCTTTCAGCGCGTCCACTGGCGGGCAGTACGGACGACATGCGGCCACTATCAACAAGATGCAGCCTGTGCTGCCCCCTCACTGCCCCCGGCCGAAGGTCAAGGCTGTTCCTCCGCCAGCCCTTCCTCCAG GAGTACAGCCTGTGTACGCTAACACCATGGACATACAGCGCATGGCGTTGGAGAATAAAACTCACCACCAGCACCAGCCAGACGATACAGAAGGGGAAGCCACCACTCCGACCACACCTTCCAGCCAGCATAGTGCACAG ATGCAGCAGAACAGCCTTGAACTTGCCGCAGCCATACGAGAGTTGGAAGAGAGTACAGCTGCACTGAATTCGACGTACGATTCCACTAGCCACACCTCCCACACTTCCCTGCAGTGTTCCAGCGGCTACGCTACGATGAACAGCACACCCTCTGGTTCAGAAGACACCATTGCTTCGGGAG ACTTTGATTTATCTTCAGTGTCGAACGAGTCAGAGAAATATTTCACAATCCCCCGTAGCGGGGAGCTGAGTGCAGCGCTTCGTGCCATCATGTTTCCAAAGCGCCCTGCTTCAACTGCAG GTGTACCAGCAACAGGGACCAACCTCTCTCGCAGAAGTTCCATCAACACTTCAAAGCCCCCGCCCCCCGTGCGCAGGACAGCGTCCATCAGCTCGGCCGGAGGTCCCCCCGTACGCCAGCTATCTGACGGTGGCACCCCTCCTGGCAGTAATGGACAGGGCGGCGAACAGGCAGAGGCGCCTTATGCAGAGCTGCACGTCATTCAGCAGAGCATCcaacagaagaagaaatcgCAACCAGCGCCTCTGCCGAAGCCTGGCCAGCTGCAGCGGCAGCACAGTACAGAGACCCCCCACCAGCACCATGTGTCCTCCCCGTCGCCTGACCGAGCGTCCATTTCCTCGGGATCGTCTGGAGGCAGCGGGCACTACGCTGTGCCCAGCATCACTCCTCCCTCGGAGGGGTCGGCCAGCGTCATCCAGAGTCTCAACGCTAAGTTTGCCTCGCTGAACCAGCAATATCAGGACCCCCAGTACCAGCAGCAGCCAGTCCCCAGCAACAATGATGGTGGGACCTacgtagggggagggggtgctGGGGACCCGTCAGCTTCAAATCTGATGCCTCCTCCTTCTGGACTTCCCCCTGGTCAGCAGAGAGGTCAAGGACCTCCACAACCTAAACCTGGTGGACATCCGCCTGTTTACCAGCAGGGTCAAGGTCATCACCCACAAGGTCCCCAATCTCAAATGCAGGGTCATCCCCATGGCCACCCCCAAGCCCAATACTATGGCCACCACCCTGACCCGCAGGGGCATGGTCACCCACAAGGTCATGGTCATCCGCAGGGTCACGGTCACCCACAAGGCCATGGTCACCCACAAGGCCATAGTCACCCACCAAGTCATGGTCACCTGCAGGGTCATGGTCACCCGCAGGGTCATGGTCACCCACAAGGTCATGGCCAGCACCAAGGTCACCCTGGGCAAGGTCACCCAGGCAACCTGCATGCCCAGATGCAGCAGGCAGGGCTGGGGGATGACTTCCCATTACCACCCACTGTGGAGGAGTTGAGAGAGATGGAGACCGTGTATGCCAGACCCCCGCCTGTCAACCCCAAGCCCAGAATCCAGGGAGACCTGCTGATGGAGCTCAAGAAACGAGTGTCCTCAGAGGAGGCGTCCGATGTGTAG